In Primulina huaijiensis isolate GDHJ02 chromosome 4, ASM1229523v2, whole genome shotgun sequence, a genomic segment contains:
- the LOC140975450 gene encoding MA3 DOMAIN-CONTAINING TRANSLATION REGULATORY FACTOR 1-like isoform X2, which yields MASGEGFLMEERREVLKVESRNAEVMASLSSSSSLKSPGQESSVLSEHRFLKVSGRRHLSALQSGKVIRVEKGGKGTWSKLLDTDGETCIDQKDSNYDSGLEPCELVGSNASHTLDEYKKAVISIIDDYFNTGDVEVAASDLTELGSSQYHPYFIKHLVSMAMDRQTKEKEMASVLLSALYADVINAAQIRQGFFMLLESADDLAIDVLDTVEILALFIARALVDDILPLVFITKARKMLSETSMGVEVLQTAEKSYLSAPHYAELVERRWGVSTHITVVEVEKKITKLLRTYVESGDASEASRCIRQLGVPFFHHEVVKRALVFAMEIPTVEPLILKLLKEAANDGLISSNQMVKGFTRVFESLDDLALDIPSAKNFFYPFISQAMSDGWLDTAYLKSLTEDKKKTNKNDEKLRRYKEEIVAIVHEYFLSDDIPELIRSLEDLRMPKHKPIFLKKLVTLALDRRNREKEMASVLLSVLHIEIFSTEDIINGFIMLLESAEDTAIDILDASNELAFFLARAVIDDVLTPLNLEEIASRLPPNCSGSETVCSARSLIEARHAGERILRCWGGGTGWAVEDAKDKIQKLLEEYESGGVLNEACQCIRDLSMPFFNHEVVKKALVMAMEKQNDRFLDLLQVCSDEGLITITQLTKGFSRMRDGLEDLALDVPNAKDKFGFYVKYAAERGWLMPSFAAAEGDAVAFS from the exons ATGGCTAGCGGCGAGGGGTTTCTGATGGAGGAGCGAAGGGAGGTGCTGAAAGTGGAGTCTCGAAATGCGGAGGTGATGGCATCACTGTCGTCGTCGTCTTCACTGAAGTCTCCGGGTCAGGAATCTTCCGTGCTCTCCGAGCATCGTTTTCTCAAGGTTTCGGGCAGAAGGCATCTTTCTGCTTTGCAGTCTGGGAAAGTTATCAGAGTTGAGAAAG GAGGCAAAGGCACTTGGAGCAAACTGCTTGATACTGATGGTGAAACTTGTATTGATCAAAAGGATTCAAACTACGACAGTGGCCTT GAACCTTGTGAGTTAGTTGGATCAAATGCCTCTCATACTTTGGATGAATACAAAAAGGCTGTAATCTCGATCATAGATGATTACTTTAACACCGGTGATGTAGAAGTTGCTGCTTCCGATCTCACAGAACTAGGATCAAGTCAGTACCATCCCTACTTTATTAAGCACCTCGTTTCCATGGCCATGGACAGGCAGACCAAAGAGAAGGAGATGGCTTCGGTTTTGTTGTCAGCTCTGTATGCTGATGTTATAAATGCAGCCCAGATTAGGCAGGGATTCTTCATGCTGCTTGAATCTGCAGATGATTTGGCAATAGATGTATTGGATACTGTTGAAATTCTTGCTTTATTTATTGCTCGAGCCTTGGTTGATGATAttctacctcttgttttcataaCCAAAGCCAGAAAAATGCTTTCAGAAACCTCCATGGGAGTTGAGGTGCTGCAAACTGCTGAGAAAAGCTATCTCTCAGCACCCCACTATGCAGAACTTGTAGAAAGACGGTGGGGTGTAAGTACACATATTACTGTTGTTGAGGTAGAGAAAAAAATCACTAAGCTTCTAAGAACATATGTGGAGAGTGGAGATGCTTCAGAAGCCTCTCGATGTATTAGACAGTTGGGTGTTCCATTTTTCCATCACGAAGTTGTGAAAAGAGCATTGGTTTTTGCCATGGAGATACCAACAGTAGAACCACTCATCCTGAAGTTGCTAAAGGAAGCTGCAAATGATGGTTTAATAAGTTCAAACCAAATGGTAAAGGGTTTTACTCGAGTATTTGAGAGCCTTGATGATCTTGCCCTTGATATTCCTTCTGCCAAGAATTTCTTCTACCCCTTTATTTCCCAAGCAATGTCTGATGGATGGCTTGACACAGCTTACTTAAAATCTTTGACTGAGGAtaagaagaaaacaaataaaaatgatgaaaaattGAGGCGCTACAAGGAAGAAATTGTCGCTATAGTTCATGAATACTTCCTCTCAGATGATATCCCTGAACTGATTCGAAGCCTGGAAGATCTAAGAATGCCAAAGCATAAACCTATTTTTCTTAAGAAGCTCGTGACTCTAGCACTGGACAGGAGAAACAGAGAGAAAGAAATGGCCTCTGTTTTGCTTTCAGTGCTTCATATAGAGATCTTTTCAACAGAAGACATAATCAATGGTTTTATTATGCTACTGGAATCTGCAGAAGACACAGCAATTGACATTTTAGACGCTTCAAATGAACTTGCCTTTTTCCTAGCAAGAGCTGTTATAGATGATGTCCTCACCCCACTAAACTTGGAAGAGATAGCCAGCAGGCTGCCACCAAATTGTAGTGGCAGTGAAACTGTGTGTTCAGCCCGATCACTCATAGAAGCACGTCACGCTGGGGAGAGGATCTTGAGGTGCTGGGGCGGTGGTACAGGCTGGGCTGTGGAGGATGCGAAAGACAAGATTCAAAAACTTCTCGAGGAATACGAGAGCGGGGGTGTGCTAAATGAGGCCTGCCAATGCATCCGTGATTTGAGCATGCCTTTTTTCAATCATGAGGTGGTGAAGAAAGCTCTGGTTATGGCCATGGAGAAGCAAAATGACAGGTTTCTGGATTTGCTGCAAGTTTGCTCTGACGAAGGGTTGATTACGATCACTCAGCTGACAAAAGGTTTCAGCAGGATGAGAGATGGGCTTGAAGATCTGGCTCTTGATGTTCCAAACGCCAAGGATAAGTTTGGTTTTTATGTAAAGTATGCAGCGGAACGAGGTTGGCTCATGCCTTCATTTGCGGCTGCAGAAGGAGACGCAGTTGCATTTTCTTGA
- the LOC140975450 gene encoding MA3 DOMAIN-CONTAINING TRANSLATION REGULATORY FACTOR 1-like isoform X3 — protein sequence MHSLYCNELTMIIDGTGGKGTWSKLLDTDGETCIDQKDSNYDSGLEPCELVGSNASHTLDEYKKAVISIIDDYFNTGDVEVAASDLTELGSSQYHPYFIKHLVSMAMDRQTKEKEMASVLLSALYADVINAAQIRQGFFMLLESADDLAIDVLDTVEILALFIARALVDDILPLVFITKARKMLSETSMGVEVLQTAEKSYLSAPHYAELVERRWGVSTHITVVEVEKKITKLLRTYVESGDASEASRCIRQLGVPFFHHEVVKRALVFAMEIPTVEPLILKLLKEAANDGLISSNQMVKGFTRVFESLDDLALDIPSAKNFFYPFISQAMSDGWLDTAYLKSLTEDKKKTNKNDEKLRRYKEEIVAIVHEYFLSDDIPELIRSLEDLRMPKHKPIFLKKLVTLALDRRNREKEMASVLLSVLHIEIFSTEDIINGFIMLLESAEDTAIDILDASNELAFFLARAVIDDVLTPLNLEEIASRLPPNCSGSETVCSARSLIEARHAGERILRCWGGGTGWAVEDAKDKIQKLLEEYESGGVLNEACQCIRDLSMPFFNHEVVKKALVMAMEKQNDRFLDLLQVCSDEGLITITQLTKGFSRMRDGLEDLALDVPNAKDKFGFYVKYAAERGWLMPSFAAAEGDAVAFS from the exons ATGCATTCATTGTATTGTAATGAGCTAACTATGATAATAGATGGCACAGGAGGCAAAGGCACTTGGAGCAAACTGCTTGATACTGATGGTGAAACTTGTATTGATCAAAAGGATTCAAACTACGACAGTGGCCTT GAACCTTGTGAGTTAGTTGGATCAAATGCCTCTCATACTTTGGATGAATACAAAAAGGCTGTAATCTCGATCATAGATGATTACTTTAACACCGGTGATGTAGAAGTTGCTGCTTCCGATCTCACAGAACTAGGATCAAGTCAGTACCATCCCTACTTTATTAAGCACCTCGTTTCCATGGCCATGGACAGGCAGACCAAAGAGAAGGAGATGGCTTCGGTTTTGTTGTCAGCTCTGTATGCTGATGTTATAAATGCAGCCCAGATTAGGCAGGGATTCTTCATGCTGCTTGAATCTGCAGATGATTTGGCAATAGATGTATTGGATACTGTTGAAATTCTTGCTTTATTTATTGCTCGAGCCTTGGTTGATGATAttctacctcttgttttcataaCCAAAGCCAGAAAAATGCTTTCAGAAACCTCCATGGGAGTTGAGGTGCTGCAAACTGCTGAGAAAAGCTATCTCTCAGCACCCCACTATGCAGAACTTGTAGAAAGACGGTGGGGTGTAAGTACACATATTACTGTTGTTGAGGTAGAGAAAAAAATCACTAAGCTTCTAAGAACATATGTGGAGAGTGGAGATGCTTCAGAAGCCTCTCGATGTATTAGACAGTTGGGTGTTCCATTTTTCCATCACGAAGTTGTGAAAAGAGCATTGGTTTTTGCCATGGAGATACCAACAGTAGAACCACTCATCCTGAAGTTGCTAAAGGAAGCTGCAAATGATGGTTTAATAAGTTCAAACCAAATGGTAAAGGGTTTTACTCGAGTATTTGAGAGCCTTGATGATCTTGCCCTTGATATTCCTTCTGCCAAGAATTTCTTCTACCCCTTTATTTCCCAAGCAATGTCTGATGGATGGCTTGACACAGCTTACTTAAAATCTTTGACTGAGGAtaagaagaaaacaaataaaaatgatgaaaaattGAGGCGCTACAAGGAAGAAATTGTCGCTATAGTTCATGAATACTTCCTCTCAGATGATATCCCTGAACTGATTCGAAGCCTGGAAGATCTAAGAATGCCAAAGCATAAACCTATTTTTCTTAAGAAGCTCGTGACTCTAGCACTGGACAGGAGAAACAGAGAGAAAGAAATGGCCTCTGTTTTGCTTTCAGTGCTTCATATAGAGATCTTTTCAACAGAAGACATAATCAATGGTTTTATTATGCTACTGGAATCTGCAGAAGACACAGCAATTGACATTTTAGACGCTTCAAATGAACTTGCCTTTTTCCTAGCAAGAGCTGTTATAGATGATGTCCTCACCCCACTAAACTTGGAAGAGATAGCCAGCAGGCTGCCACCAAATTGTAGTGGCAGTGAAACTGTGTGTTCAGCCCGATCACTCATAGAAGCACGTCACGCTGGGGAGAGGATCTTGAGGTGCTGGGGCGGTGGTACAGGCTGGGCTGTGGAGGATGCGAAAGACAAGATTCAAAAACTTCTCGAGGAATACGAGAGCGGGGGTGTGCTAAATGAGGCCTGCCAATGCATCCGTGATTTGAGCATGCCTTTTTTCAATCATGAGGTGGTGAAGAAAGCTCTGGTTATGGCCATGGAGAAGCAAAATGACAGGTTTCTGGATTTGCTGCAAGTTTGCTCTGACGAAGGGTTGATTACGATCACTCAGCTGACAAAAGGTTTCAGCAGGATGAGAGATGGGCTTGAAGATCTGGCTCTTGATGTTCCAAACGCCAAGGATAAGTTTGGTTTTTATGTAAAGTATGCAGCGGAACGAGGTTGGCTCATGCCTTCATTTGCGGCTGCAGAAGGAGACGCAGTTGCATTTTCTTGA
- the LOC140975450 gene encoding MA3 DOMAIN-CONTAINING TRANSLATION REGULATORY FACTOR 1-like isoform X1, with translation MASGEGFLMEERREVLKVESRNAEVMASLSSSSSLKSPGQESSVLSEHRFLKVSGRRHLSALQSGKVIRVEKDGTGGKGTWSKLLDTDGETCIDQKDSNYDSGLEPCELVGSNASHTLDEYKKAVISIIDDYFNTGDVEVAASDLTELGSSQYHPYFIKHLVSMAMDRQTKEKEMASVLLSALYADVINAAQIRQGFFMLLESADDLAIDVLDTVEILALFIARALVDDILPLVFITKARKMLSETSMGVEVLQTAEKSYLSAPHYAELVERRWGVSTHITVVEVEKKITKLLRTYVESGDASEASRCIRQLGVPFFHHEVVKRALVFAMEIPTVEPLILKLLKEAANDGLISSNQMVKGFTRVFESLDDLALDIPSAKNFFYPFISQAMSDGWLDTAYLKSLTEDKKKTNKNDEKLRRYKEEIVAIVHEYFLSDDIPELIRSLEDLRMPKHKPIFLKKLVTLALDRRNREKEMASVLLSVLHIEIFSTEDIINGFIMLLESAEDTAIDILDASNELAFFLARAVIDDVLTPLNLEEIASRLPPNCSGSETVCSARSLIEARHAGERILRCWGGGTGWAVEDAKDKIQKLLEEYESGGVLNEACQCIRDLSMPFFNHEVVKKALVMAMEKQNDRFLDLLQVCSDEGLITITQLTKGFSRMRDGLEDLALDVPNAKDKFGFYVKYAAERGWLMPSFAAAEGDAVAFS, from the exons ATGGCTAGCGGCGAGGGGTTTCTGATGGAGGAGCGAAGGGAGGTGCTGAAAGTGGAGTCTCGAAATGCGGAGGTGATGGCATCACTGTCGTCGTCGTCTTCACTGAAGTCTCCGGGTCAGGAATCTTCCGTGCTCTCCGAGCATCGTTTTCTCAAGGTTTCGGGCAGAAGGCATCTTTCTGCTTTGCAGTCTGGGAAAGTTATCAGAGTTGAGAAAG ATGGCACAGGAGGCAAAGGCACTTGGAGCAAACTGCTTGATACTGATGGTGAAACTTGTATTGATCAAAAGGATTCAAACTACGACAGTGGCCTT GAACCTTGTGAGTTAGTTGGATCAAATGCCTCTCATACTTTGGATGAATACAAAAAGGCTGTAATCTCGATCATAGATGATTACTTTAACACCGGTGATGTAGAAGTTGCTGCTTCCGATCTCACAGAACTAGGATCAAGTCAGTACCATCCCTACTTTATTAAGCACCTCGTTTCCATGGCCATGGACAGGCAGACCAAAGAGAAGGAGATGGCTTCGGTTTTGTTGTCAGCTCTGTATGCTGATGTTATAAATGCAGCCCAGATTAGGCAGGGATTCTTCATGCTGCTTGAATCTGCAGATGATTTGGCAATAGATGTATTGGATACTGTTGAAATTCTTGCTTTATTTATTGCTCGAGCCTTGGTTGATGATAttctacctcttgttttcataaCCAAAGCCAGAAAAATGCTTTCAGAAACCTCCATGGGAGTTGAGGTGCTGCAAACTGCTGAGAAAAGCTATCTCTCAGCACCCCACTATGCAGAACTTGTAGAAAGACGGTGGGGTGTAAGTACACATATTACTGTTGTTGAGGTAGAGAAAAAAATCACTAAGCTTCTAAGAACATATGTGGAGAGTGGAGATGCTTCAGAAGCCTCTCGATGTATTAGACAGTTGGGTGTTCCATTTTTCCATCACGAAGTTGTGAAAAGAGCATTGGTTTTTGCCATGGAGATACCAACAGTAGAACCACTCATCCTGAAGTTGCTAAAGGAAGCTGCAAATGATGGTTTAATAAGTTCAAACCAAATGGTAAAGGGTTTTACTCGAGTATTTGAGAGCCTTGATGATCTTGCCCTTGATATTCCTTCTGCCAAGAATTTCTTCTACCCCTTTATTTCCCAAGCAATGTCTGATGGATGGCTTGACACAGCTTACTTAAAATCTTTGACTGAGGAtaagaagaaaacaaataaaaatgatgaaaaattGAGGCGCTACAAGGAAGAAATTGTCGCTATAGTTCATGAATACTTCCTCTCAGATGATATCCCTGAACTGATTCGAAGCCTGGAAGATCTAAGAATGCCAAAGCATAAACCTATTTTTCTTAAGAAGCTCGTGACTCTAGCACTGGACAGGAGAAACAGAGAGAAAGAAATGGCCTCTGTTTTGCTTTCAGTGCTTCATATAGAGATCTTTTCAACAGAAGACATAATCAATGGTTTTATTATGCTACTGGAATCTGCAGAAGACACAGCAATTGACATTTTAGACGCTTCAAATGAACTTGCCTTTTTCCTAGCAAGAGCTGTTATAGATGATGTCCTCACCCCACTAAACTTGGAAGAGATAGCCAGCAGGCTGCCACCAAATTGTAGTGGCAGTGAAACTGTGTGTTCAGCCCGATCACTCATAGAAGCACGTCACGCTGGGGAGAGGATCTTGAGGTGCTGGGGCGGTGGTACAGGCTGGGCTGTGGAGGATGCGAAAGACAAGATTCAAAAACTTCTCGAGGAATACGAGAGCGGGGGTGTGCTAAATGAGGCCTGCCAATGCATCCGTGATTTGAGCATGCCTTTTTTCAATCATGAGGTGGTGAAGAAAGCTCTGGTTATGGCCATGGAGAAGCAAAATGACAGGTTTCTGGATTTGCTGCAAGTTTGCTCTGACGAAGGGTTGATTACGATCACTCAGCTGACAAAAGGTTTCAGCAGGATGAGAGATGGGCTTGAAGATCTGGCTCTTGATGTTCCAAACGCCAAGGATAAGTTTGGTTTTTATGTAAAGTATGCAGCGGAACGAGGTTGGCTCATGCCTTCATTTGCGGCTGCAGAAGGAGACGCAGTTGCATTTTCTTGA
- the LOC140974761 gene encoding protein TIFY 6B-like isoform X2 yields the protein MQWSFSNKVSPLPQLLSFQDVHEEKPKTGFDSLASTGLVSITTTEAFDSDHNPYSGVMQKNVIPDKQAGPWYRMTTYPVKHLDSRTIHRSILNQENVTVSPAGLHLIGSASPQPHARISMAHPIQAIPSSSPVVGTTDLRNIPKISTAPAQLTIFYAGSVCVYDNISPQKAQAIMLLAGNGPPTPSSTTLPVTPVQASMPRSSVFDGFIMSQPYGSTPYHSGPIPITALSISHSAGGSAINRTTVNPGVTLPSSSKIGPVKVLNSLGTDPASATLLSSTVPQFRRKSLARFLEKRKERVIAQAPYSDNQTSDRDIPEAGNTSISVNSRVSCPAPANY from the exons ATGCAGTGGTCATTCTCAAACAAGGTTTCCCCTCTTCCTCAGCTCTTATCTTTCCAGGATGTTCATGAAGAAAAACCCAAGACTGGTTTTGATTCCCTGGCATCGACTGGATTGGTGTCCATAACAACTACTGAAGCTTTTGACTCTGATCACAATCCGTACTCTGGTGTCATGCAG AAAAATGTCATTCCTGATAAGCAAGCGGGACCTTGGTACAGGATGACTACATATCCTGTAAAGCACCTTGACTCACGTACTATCCATCGATCTATTCTTAATCAAGAAAATGTGACAGTTTCACCTGCCGGACTGCACCTGATAGGCTCGGCAAGCCCACAGCCTCATGCAAGAATTTCAATGGCTCATCCCATCCAAGCTATTCCTTCTAGCAGCCCTGTCGTGGGAACGACAGATTTAAG AAATATTCCTAAGATCTCAACCGCCCCTGCTCAGTTGACCATATTCTACGCCGGTTCAGTGTGTGTATATGACAATATATCTCCCCAGAAG GCTCAAGCGATCATGCTATTAGCTGGAAACGGGCCTCCCACGCCTTCAAGCACAACTCTTCCGGTAACTCCAGTTCAAGCATCCATGCCTCGGTCTTCTGTTTTTGATGGATTTATTATGAGCCAACCATATGGCTCAACACCCTATCATTCAGGGCCCATACCCATAACAGCTCTTAGCATTTCTCACTCTGCTGGTGGGTCTGCTATCAACAGAACTACTGTAAATCCAGGAGTTACCTTACCTTCTTCCAGTAAAATAGGGCCTGTGAAAGTTCTCAACTCGTTAGGAACTGATCCTGCTAGTGCTACCTTACTTTCAA GCACCGTGCCTCAGTTTCGCCGGAAATCTTTGGCTCGGTTTTTAGAGAAACGCAAGGAAAG GGTAATCGCTCAAGCCCCATATTCAGACAACCAAACCTCAGATAGGGACATTCCCGAAGCTGGTAACACAAGCATTTCTGTTAACTCTAGGGTCTCGTGTCCTGCGCCAGCTAACTATTGA
- the LOC140974761 gene encoding protein TIFY 6B-like isoform X1: MERNFMGSAVKSDTTGENDDSAPVRSLAMQWSFSNKVSPLPQLLSFQDVHEEKPKTGFDSLASTGLVSITTTEAFDSDHNPYSGVMQKNVIPDKQAGPWYRMTTYPVKHLDSRTIHRSILNQENVTVSPAGLHLIGSASPQPHARISMAHPIQAIPSSSPVVGTTDLRNIPKISTAPAQLTIFYAGSVCVYDNISPQKAQAIMLLAGNGPPTPSSTTLPVTPVQASMPRSSVFDGFIMSQPYGSTPYHSGPIPITALSISHSAGGSAINRTTVNPGVTLPSSSKIGPVKVLNSLGTDPASATLLSSTVPQFRRKSLARFLEKRKERVIAQAPYSDNQTSDRDIPEAGNTSISVNSRVSCPAPANY, encoded by the exons ATGGAGAGAAATTTCATGGGATCGGCGGTGAAGAGCGACACTACCGGCGAAAACGACGACTCTG CTCCGGTGAGAAGTTTAGCAATGCAGTGGTCATTCTCAAACAAGGTTTCCCCTCTTCCTCAGCTCTTATCTTTCCAGGATGTTCATGAAGAAAAACCCAAGACTGGTTTTGATTCCCTGGCATCGACTGGATTGGTGTCCATAACAACTACTGAAGCTTTTGACTCTGATCACAATCCGTACTCTGGTGTCATGCAG AAAAATGTCATTCCTGATAAGCAAGCGGGACCTTGGTACAGGATGACTACATATCCTGTAAAGCACCTTGACTCACGTACTATCCATCGATCTATTCTTAATCAAGAAAATGTGACAGTTTCACCTGCCGGACTGCACCTGATAGGCTCGGCAAGCCCACAGCCTCATGCAAGAATTTCAATGGCTCATCCCATCCAAGCTATTCCTTCTAGCAGCCCTGTCGTGGGAACGACAGATTTAAG AAATATTCCTAAGATCTCAACCGCCCCTGCTCAGTTGACCATATTCTACGCCGGTTCAGTGTGTGTATATGACAATATATCTCCCCAGAAG GCTCAAGCGATCATGCTATTAGCTGGAAACGGGCCTCCCACGCCTTCAAGCACAACTCTTCCGGTAACTCCAGTTCAAGCATCCATGCCTCGGTCTTCTGTTTTTGATGGATTTATTATGAGCCAACCATATGGCTCAACACCCTATCATTCAGGGCCCATACCCATAACAGCTCTTAGCATTTCTCACTCTGCTGGTGGGTCTGCTATCAACAGAACTACTGTAAATCCAGGAGTTACCTTACCTTCTTCCAGTAAAATAGGGCCTGTGAAAGTTCTCAACTCGTTAGGAACTGATCCTGCTAGTGCTACCTTACTTTCAA GCACCGTGCCTCAGTTTCGCCGGAAATCTTTGGCTCGGTTTTTAGAGAAACGCAAGGAAAG GGTAATCGCTCAAGCCCCATATTCAGACAACCAAACCTCAGATAGGGACATTCCCGAAGCTGGTAACACAAGCATTTCTGTTAACTCTAGGGTCTCGTGTCCTGCGCCAGCTAACTATTGA